In Astatotilapia calliptera chromosome 23, fAstCal1.2, whole genome shotgun sequence, a genomic segment contains:
- the LOC113015538 gene encoding uncharacterized protein LOC113015538, translating into MSAMRRSVSEAFWAMCAADSMSMPVHWYYDINDIRRDFGGWISGFNSPPERHPSSILTLSNTAGSGRTNWSSGAKRANVVGSVILHDKLELWNSSSGSIHYHRGLQAGDNTLNILCSLRVARTLVSRGFVDVSQPDARAAVLSDYVHFLTTPGSHKDTYAESFHRSFFADWQESKPTSPHEVLKFAEERSGMKTSSPFPDCQLDAIGCLPMILPFILLSASANEERAVSAAVEFVKLTHPHPNVPEYVTIYSRALHAVLGGASVREQAEQALRRLDAWDACQSFSRKAAKFSVSSEERLKVHQSAVNYLGMACYNKGALSSLFYLAHEFHDDPKGGILANTNCGGENCNRGAALGALLGAGGAHTGNCILQEWKDDLRDAQEFIPDILKDIV; encoded by the exons TCCACTGGTACTATGACATCAACGACATCAGGAGGGACTTCGGTGGCTGGATATCAGGCTTCAACTCGCCTCCTGAGCGTCACCCGTCCAGTATCCTCACCCTCTCCAACACAG CTGGCAGTGGTCGCACCAACTGGTCTTCTGGTGCGAAGCGAGCCAATGTGGTCGGCAGCGTCATTCTCCATGATAAGCTGGAGTTGTGGAACTCCTCAAGTGGATCGATCCACTATCACCGAG GTCTTCAGGCAGGTGACAACACGCTGAACATCCTCTGCTCCCTTCGAGTGGCTCGGACACTTGTCTCCAGAGGTTTTGTGGACGTCTCTCAGCCGGATGCTCGAGCTGCTGTTCTGTCAGACTACGTCCACTTCCTGACCACACCCGGTTCACACAAGGACACCTACGCTGAATCCTTCCACCGCTCATTCTTTGCTGACTGGCAGGAGAGCAAACCGACCTCGCCACATGAA GTTCTGAAGTTTGCAGAGGAACGCTCCGGGATGAAAACGAGCTCTCCGTTCCCTGACTGCCAGCTAGATGCCATTGGCTGCCTTCCCATGATCCTTCCTTTCATCCTTCTGTCTGCCTCAGCCAATGAGGAGCGAGCC GTTTCAGCAGCGGTGGAGTTCGTAAAGCTCACCCATCCTCACCCCAACGTGCCCGAGTACGTGACGATCTACAGCCGGGCACTGCACGCGGTACTGGGCGGGGCCAGTGTCCGTGAGCAGGCTGAGCAAGCTCTGAGGAGACTGGATGCCTGGGACGCCTGCCAGAGCTTCAGTCGCAAGGCGGCCAA GTTTTCTGTGTCCTCTGAGGAGAGACTGAAGGTCCATCAGAGCGCTGTGAACTACCTTGGTATGGCCTGCTACAACAAAG GTGCTCTGTCCAGCCTGTTCTACCTGGCCCACGAGTTTCATGATGACCCCAAAGGAGGAATCCTGGCAAACACCAACTGTGGAG GTGAGAACTGTAACCGTGGAGCAGCGCTCGGGGCCTTGCTGGGGGCCGGAGGCGCCCACACAGGAAATTGCATCCTACAGGAGTGGAAGGATGACCTAAGAGATGCTCAGGAATTTATCCCTGACATCCTGAAGGACATTGTTTAA
- the f7l gene encoding coagulation factor VII: protein MESISRDTKHLFVLLLLIIASIPSCTGIPEGVGLEKSEASGFLHRTRRANFFLEEIKTGNLERECIEEKCSYEEAREIFAHPQQLENFWRTYTAVDKCLSSPCKNRATCTRNIDTYICKCPPGFHGYNCEKVRSNTPSCRYRNGGCEHFCRELQDGSPICFCAPGYRLELDNSTCMPEDAVVCGRPQVHFAPRVVNGIMCPKGHCPWQALLAENNQFFCGAIVLSDRWLLTAAHCVYQKPSTVLHIVVGEHDIWEEEKTEQWRRVLKVVCHEDYNVTSSDSDLALLKLHRPVKLGRHVVPICLPARNSTFTRTLASIRHSTVSGWGRLAEFGSTSRYLQRLQLPRVPVQECRLHTGLNITKNMICAGFKRGGQDACKGDSGGPLVTRYKKTWFLTGVVSWGKGCGQENMYGVYTKVTNFLYWIENIMATG, encoded by the exons ATGGAGTCCATTAGCAGAGACACGAAGCATCTCTTCGTCTTACTACTGCTCATCATCGCTTCTATCCCATCATGCACTGGGATCCCTGAAG GCGTGGGTTTGGAAAAGTCTGAGGCCAGCGGTTTCCTCCATCGAACTCGTCGAGCAAACTTTTTCCTGGAGGAAATCAAGACAGGCAATCTGGAGCGTGAGTGCATCGAGGAGAAATGTTCCTATGAGGAGGCCAGGGAGATTTTTGCCCACCCACAACAGCTG GAGAACTTCTGGAGGACATACACAG CTGTGGACAAATGTTTGTCCTCTCCCTGTAAGAATAGAGCGACGTGCACTCGAAACATCGACACCTATATCTGCAAATGTCCACCAGGTTTCCATGGATACAACTGCGAAAAAG TGCGTTCAAACACCCCCAGCTGTCGCTACAGAAATGGAGGATGTGAACATTTCTGTAGAGAGCTTCAGGATGGCTCTCCCATATGCTTTTGTGCTCCGGGATACAGACTTGAACTGGACAACAGTACCTGCATGCCTGAAG ATGCTGTGGTCTGCGGAAGGCCTCAGGTACATTTTGCCCCCAGGGTTGTTAATGGGATAATGTGTCCCAAAGGACATTGTCCGTGGCAG GCTCTTCTGGCTGAAAATAACCAATTCTTCTGCGGTGCCATCGTCTTGTCGGATCGATGGCTTTTAACTGCAGCTCACTGTGTTTATCAAAAACCTAGCACCGTGCTCCACATCGTTGTTG GTGAGCATGACATAtgggaagaggaaaaaacagaacagtggcggcgggtgctcaaagttgtGTGCCATGAAGACTACAACGTGACTAGCTCCGACAGCGACCTGGCTTTGTTGAAACTTCACCGCCCAGTAAAACTGGGCCGCCACGTCGTGCCCATCTGCCTTCCTGCCCGCAATAGCACCTTCACCCGGACGCTGGCAAGCATCCGCCACTCGACTGTGTCTGGTTGGGGTCGTCTGGCAGAGTTTGGCTCTACCTCAAGATACCTGCAGCGTCTGCAGCTGCCGAGGGTCCCGGTGCAGGAGTGCCGCCTCCACACCGGGCTCAACATCACCAAGAACATGATATGTGCTGGCTTCAAGCGTGGTGGCCAGGATGCTTGCAAGGGTGACAGCGGGGGCCCACTGGTGACACGCTACAAGAAAACCTGGTTCCTTACAGGTGTGGTGAGCTGGGGGAAAGGCTGCGGCCAAGAAAACATGTACGGCGTCTACACGAAGGTCACAAACTTCCTGTACTGGATTGAGAATATCATGGCAACTGGCTAA
- the LOC113015533 gene encoding coagulation factor VII-like, protein MKSTMWLKVFIIFVFSFHSCQLASVFLDKDRANGVLVRTRRYNSGWFEELQMGDLRRECIEEKCTYEEAREVFEHTELTNEFWKTYNVPNPCISNPCQNGGSCSTHASSYICFCLPEFHGVTCELEVKAEIDTCWVENGECEHFCEEDEFQKKQNCSCADGYFLHVDGRSCIAKEPIACGMVPILRGEEKEEHLRIVGGTVCPKGECPWQVLLMYKGKGFCGGVIYKPTWIITASHCMEDIVVQFLKVIAGEHDITVNEGTEQLIQVAEIIMHENYVSSTADNDIALLRLASPIIYTQYAVPVCLPTWNLSTRVLWMIRLHTVSGWGRRSENGPTAQILRRLKVPRIRTQDCVDESGVVLTQNMFCAGYIEGRQDSCKGDSGGPLVTQYKTTTFLLGIVSWGKGCARPGNYGIYTRVSNYLEWIHNRTATPDQPRNSSKTLMHNLTT, encoded by the exons ATGAAATCAACTATGTGGCTGAAAGTCTTCATCATCTTCGTCTTCAGCTTCCACAGCTGCCAGCTGGCTTCAG TCTTTCTGGATAAAGATCGAGCCAATGGCGTTCTAGTTCGGACTCGGAGGTATAACTCAGGCTGGTTTGAGGAGCTGCAGATGGGAGACCTGAGGAGGGAGTGTATAGAGGAGAAGTGCACCTACGAGGAGGCCAGGGAGGTGTTTGAGCACACCGAGCTCACG AATGAGTTCTGGAAAACATACAACG TACCAAACCCCTGTATTTCCAATCCCTGTCAGAATGGAGGCAGTTGCTCCACTCATGCTTCATCCTACATCTGCTTTTGTCTGCCAGAGTTCCATGGAGTCACCTGTGAGCTTG AGGTGAAAGCTGAGATCGATACCTGCTGGGTGGAGAACGGAGAATGTGAGCACTTCTGTGAAGAAGACGAGttccaaaaaaaacagaactgcTCGTGTGCAGACGGCTACTTTCTCCATGTTGATGGACGGAGTTGCATAGCAAAAG AGCCGATAGCATGTGGCATGGTCCCCATACTGCGGGGTGAAGAAAAGGAGGAGCATCTCCGAATCGTTGGAGGAACTGTATGTCCTAAAGGTGAATGCCCCTGGCAG GTATTGCTGATGTATAAAGGAAAAGGTTTCTGTGGAGGAGTGATTTATAAACCTACATGGATCATCACAGCTTCTCATTGCATGGAAGACATCGTGGTCCAGTTCCTGAAAGTCATTGCAG GTGAGCATGACATTACGGTGAATGAAGGCACCGAGCAGCTCATCCAGGTGGCTGAGATTATCATGCATGAAAACTACGTATCAAGCACTGCAGACAATGATATCGCTCTCCTCCGCCTGGCTTCTCCCATCATCTATACCCAGTATGCTGTCCCAGTCTGCCTACCTACATGGAATCTATCCACCCGTGTGCTCTGGATGATCCGGCTGCACACAGTGAGTGGCTGGGGGAGGCGGAGCGAAAATGGGCCTACCGCACAGATCCTTCGACGCCTGAAGGTGCCGCGAATCCGCACGCAGGACTGTGTCGATGAGAGTGGCGTAGTGCTCACTCAGAACATGTTTTGCGCCGGATATATTGAGGGTCGTCAGGACTCGTGTAAAGGTGACAGCGGTGGACCCCTGGTGACCCAGTATAAGACGACAACTTTCCTGCTGGGGATCGTCAGCTGGGGGAAGGGCTGCGCCCGACCGGGGAACTATGGCATCTACACCCGAGTGTCCAACTACCTTGAGTGGATCCACAACCGGACGGCAACACCAGATCAACCGAGGAACAGCAGCAAGACTTTGATGCACAACCTTACCACCTGA